Proteins co-encoded in one Coleofasciculus chthonoplastes PCC 7420 genomic window:
- a CDS encoding helix-turn-helix transcriptional regulator, whose amino-acid sequence MSNSVQRFSYSYLPHRYIDRTSFERLLILIATLIQHPGVGSRQPLEHTPNRTHHNALTPLQSQIRQVAKSLGISYPDRYPSIGTLRKDLETLRNYGILDHRKYRWGYYLGTGVMNRDELKVAFNALHSQAMYQGDPQIRKIYYTLEKRLRGLELDGNTDISYPVRAYMNRPIIQTDPEVMAEKGTTRHTLFHCLDRIEDAIATGQLIELYRLREPYHNNIGYLQIYPLQLFYHDIAWYLLYETASNPNLYQPDEIQHLEVERLDRLKNYCKILHSPGRGQNAQFESLKLAQKLFKTGWGINLGTPEEQYNERKNQESFERITVRFFPPCTQFIREGECRHNNQKITSKKDQDGQEYIDYSIKLPRRSLPEFCRWVYRHIGCSQFISPPELVEKHQNAIQAAANRYSALHCNKVQ is encoded by the coding sequence ATGTCAAACTCTGTCCAAAGATTTAGTTACAGTTATTTACCCCACCGTTACATCGATCGCACTTCCTTCGAGAGACTCTTAATCCTCATCGCTACGCTGATCCAGCATCCCGGCGTCGGGAGTCGCCAACCTTTAGAACACACCCCAAACCGCACTCATCACAACGCCTTAACCCCCCTCCAAAGCCAAATTCGCCAGGTAGCTAAATCCCTGGGTATTTCATATCCCGATCGCTACCCATCAATCGGTACCCTCCGCAAAGACTTAGAAACCCTGCGAAATTACGGCATACTAGACCACAGAAAATATCGCTGGGGCTACTACCTGGGAACCGGAGTCATGAATCGAGACGAACTCAAAGTCGCCTTCAACGCCCTCCACTCCCAAGCCATGTATCAAGGTGATCCCCAAATCCGCAAGATCTACTACACCCTAGAAAAGCGACTACGGGGATTAGAACTAGACGGAAACACCGATATATCCTATCCTGTCCGCGCCTATATGAATCGCCCGATTATCCAAACTGACCCCGAAGTCATGGCGGAAAAAGGCACAACTCGCCACACCTTGTTTCACTGCTTAGACAGGATTGAGGACGCGATCGCGACAGGTCAATTAATCGAACTTTATCGCCTCCGAGAACCGTACCACAACAACATCGGATACTTACAGATTTACCCCCTACAATTGTTCTATCATGACATTGCTTGGTATTTACTCTACGAAACCGCCAGCAATCCGAATTTATACCAACCCGACGAAATCCAGCACCTAGAAGTCGAACGACTTGATCGGTTAAAAAATTACTGTAAAATCCTTCATTCCCCAGGACGAGGACAAAACGCCCAATTCGAGAGTCTCAAACTCGCCCAGAAACTCTTTAAAACCGGATGGGGAATAAATCTGGGAACCCCAGAAGAACAATACAACGAGCGAAAAAACCAGGAATCCTTTGAACGGATCACCGTGCGATTCTTCCCCCCATGCACTCAATTTATCCGAGAAGGCGAATGTCGCCATAACAACCAAAAAATTACATCCAAAAAAGACCAAGATGGACAAGAGTACATCGACTATAGTATCAAACTGCCCCGTCGTTCACTCCCGGAATTCTGCCGTTGGGTTTACCGTCATATTGGATGCAGCCAATTTATCTCACCCCCCGAATTAGTAGAAAAACACCAAAATGCTATTCAAGCCGCCGCTAACCGTTATAGCGCTTTGCACTGTAATAAAGTACAGTAG